From a single Apium graveolens cultivar Ventura chromosome 2, ASM990537v1, whole genome shotgun sequence genomic region:
- the LOC141708034 gene encoding uncharacterized protein LOC141708034, which yields MLLYTSKPSIFSHTCSQFPASKPTNSTKLHPFSRKPHFKSFNFIPTFSTTDDSVTCIQENDEPDPDECDGVEIEIENIGKNKRRIRSKIQVDATLQHVWDVLTDYEKLSDFIPSLAVNQLLQKRHKFARLFQIGEQNLAFGIKFNAKGVVDCFENDLESFPLGQRRDIEFNMIEGDFKLFQGKWSIEQNTITCEQSNSSPNEEFQTTLSYVVDVEPKLWLPVRLVEGRLCREISINLSSIGKEAERAYANTLSTL from the exons atgTTACTCTACACATCAAAACCCTCCATTTTCTCACATACTTGTTCGCAATTTCCCGCTTCAAAACCCACAAATTCAACCAAGTTACACCCATTTTCTCGAAAACCCCATTTCAAATCTTTTAATTTTATCCCGACATTTTCAACTACAGATGATTCTGTTACTTGTATTCAAGAAAATGATGAACCCGACCCGGATGAGTGTGACGGGGTTGAAATAGAGATAGAGAATATTGGGAAGAACAAAAGGAGAATTCGATCAAAGATACAAGTGGATGCTACTCTGCAACATGTTTGGGATGTTTTGACTGATTATGAGAAACTCTCTGATTTTATACCAAGTCTCGCTGTTAACCAGCTTCTCCAAAAACGTCACAAATTTGCTCGCCTTTTTCAG ATAGGAGAGCAGAATCTGGCCTTCGGAATTAAATTTAATGCCAAAGGAGTTGTGGACTGCTTTGAGAATGACTTAGAGAGCTTTCCTTTAGGACAAAGAAGGGATATTGAATTTAATATGATCGAAGGTGACTTTAAGCTATTTCAAGGAAAATGGTCTATAGAGCAG AATACCATAACATGTGAACAAAGTAATTCCTCGCCCAATGAAGAATTCCAGACAACCCTTTCATATGTTGTTGATGTGGAGCCAAAACTGTGGTTACCTGTTCGACTTGTCGAAGGCAGACTCTGCAGAGAGATAAGTATCAACCTTTCGTCCATTGGAAAAGAAGCAGAAAGAGCATATGCCAATACTCTTTCCACACTGTAA